Proteins encoded in a region of the Stieleria neptunia genome:
- a CDS encoding aldo/keto reductase produces MPTSKLVLGLWPIAGITTIGVTRDDARATLSAAIDAGITTFDTAYSYGYDGESDRLLGECVRSRRDRFTVMGKVGQRWTEQRKRIVDGSPQQLTLDAEESLQRMGIDSIDTLFLHQPDPNVPLESSAAAMARLQARGICKRVGICNASPEQIQQFAASVPADAIQCPLNLVQRASVVKLIQPAQSAGRDVYVFWTLMKGLLAGKITRDHVFEKGDSRPGYAIFQGETRRRIHDAVDRLKTLGGEIEQSVAQLAVGWAISQPGVTAALVGARREEQIRELVGTRVMTPETLAAVERIVGECDCLA; encoded by the coding sequence ATGCCAACTTCAAAACTTGTCTTGGGTCTATGGCCGATCGCCGGCATCACGACGATCGGCGTCACACGTGATGATGCCAGGGCGACACTGTCCGCGGCGATCGACGCCGGGATCACCACCTTCGACACCGCGTACAGCTACGGCTACGACGGAGAGAGCGATCGATTGCTCGGCGAGTGTGTTCGCAGCCGGCGCGATCGATTCACCGTGATGGGCAAAGTCGGCCAGCGTTGGACCGAGCAACGCAAACGCATCGTCGACGGCTCTCCACAGCAGTTGACGCTCGACGCCGAAGAGTCGTTACAACGAATGGGGATCGATTCGATCGACACCCTGTTCTTGCATCAGCCCGATCCGAACGTTCCCTTGGAATCATCGGCGGCGGCGATGGCACGGCTGCAAGCGCGGGGGATCTGCAAACGCGTCGGGATCTGCAACGCATCGCCCGAACAAATCCAACAGTTCGCCGCATCGGTCCCCGCCGATGCGATCCAGTGTCCGTTGAATTTGGTTCAGCGCGCGAGCGTTGTCAAGTTGATCCAGCCGGCGCAATCAGCCGGTCGGGACGTCTACGTTTTCTGGACATTGATGAAAGGCTTGTTGGCCGGAAAGATCACCCGCGACCACGTGTTCGAAAAAGGCGACAGCCGGCCGGGCTATGCGATCTTTCAAGGCGAGACGCGTCGTCGGATTCACGACGCGGTTGACCGTTTGAAAACGCTGGGCGGGGAAATCGAACAAAGCGTCGCGCAGCTGGCCGTCGGCTGGGCGATCTCCCAACCGGGCGTGACCGCGGCGCTGGTCGGGGCACGCCGTGAAGAACAGATTCGGGAACTGGTGGGGACGCGGGTCATGACGCCCGAGACGCTCGCGGCGGTGGAGCGGATTGTCGGCGAGTGTGACTGTCTAGCGTAG
- a CDS encoding BBP7 family outer membrane beta-barrel protein: MKKNFRGMTLAALLLSASASAQADNNQYVPANDSPQAFVGDVASDAPVHVGSPFAAPVAPISDYAPVTVGDLQPAGFFDGGLKKAIGGCDSCDSPGCDGVGCDSMCGSKGGGGLAGLFNLCGKDGWMRAEAMLMFHAERQAPPLVTSAAPGVFPVLPAATVEFGDDLDGGLSGGIRTDVGRYLTDSFGIGGRTLWLSENGDDYSASGDQTDATSRSLGRPYYFVPRFNPGTAQEDSVIISQQNLFSGNVQAEYATDLFMADGYARMTFCHNKSSRLEFIAGYTYAELDDMISISSFRRDEDAGRNPNLAATAFSSLFETENRFNGGQLGFESMVARGRWTARALTKVHLGNMEQTVRKVGTTTDFLLNAPVSTQNSSILINDEQGTQTQDVFTFIPEMDFTIGYRFRDHVSFTVGYTFLYFDNVAMAGDQINRNRDTGNIGANVTPVAYDIVEGSHWVQGVSLGASIDY; the protein is encoded by the coding sequence ATGAAGAAAAACTTTCGAGGCATGACCCTGGCAGCGCTGTTGCTGTCCGCCTCAGCGTCGGCCCAGGCTGACAACAATCAGTATGTACCCGCCAACGATTCCCCACAAGCATTCGTCGGCGATGTCGCCTCCGATGCACCGGTGCACGTTGGTTCCCCGTTTGCCGCTCCCGTTGCACCGATCAGCGATTACGCTCCCGTGACCGTCGGTGATCTGCAGCCGGCCGGCTTCTTTGACGGCGGTTTGAAGAAAGCGATCGGCGGCTGCGATAGCTGCGACAGCCCCGGCTGCGATGGTGTCGGCTGCGACAGCATGTGTGGCAGCAAGGGCGGCGGCGGCTTAGCCGGTCTGTTCAACCTGTGCGGCAAAGACGGCTGGATGCGTGCCGAAGCGATGTTGATGTTTCACGCCGAGCGACAGGCGCCACCGCTGGTGACCTCTGCCGCGCCGGGCGTGTTTCCCGTCTTGCCGGCAGCTACCGTGGAGTTCGGCGACGATCTCGATGGCGGCCTTTCCGGCGGCATTCGCACGGACGTTGGACGCTACCTGACCGACAGCTTCGGTATCGGCGGACGCACCCTCTGGCTCAGCGAAAACGGCGACGACTACTCCGCCAGCGGTGACCAAACCGATGCGACGTCACGTTCGCTCGGCCGACCCTACTACTTCGTCCCCCGATTCAATCCGGGCACGGCACAAGAGGACTCGGTCATCATCAGTCAACAGAACTTGTTCTCCGGCAATGTCCAAGCGGAATACGCCACGGATTTGTTCATGGCCGATGGTTATGCCCGGATGACGTTCTGCCACAACAAGTCATCGCGTCTGGAGTTCATCGCCGGTTACACCTACGCCGAGCTGGACGACATGATCTCGATCAGCAGCTTTCGGCGTGACGAGGACGCCGGCCGAAACCCGAACCTTGCTGCGACCGCCTTCTCCAGCTTGTTCGAAACCGAAAACCGCTTCAACGGTGGTCAACTCGGCTTTGAATCGATGGTCGCTCGCGGACGTTGGACGGCCCGAGCCCTGACCAAGGTTCACTTGGGGAACATGGAACAAACGGTCCGCAAGGTGGGCACGACGACCGACTTCTTGCTCAACGCACCCGTTTCAACCCAGAACTCGAGCATCCTGATCAACGACGAACAGGGAACGCAAACCCAAGATGTGTTCACGTTCATCCCCGAAATGGACTTCACCATCGGTTACCGGTTCCGCGATCACGTCTCGTTCACCGTCGGCTACACGTTCTTGTACTTCGACAACGTGGCGATGGCGGGCGACCAGATCAATCGCAATCGTGACACCGGCAACATCGGTGCCAACGTGACGCCGGTCGCCTACGACATCGTCGAAGGCAGTCACTGGGTCCAAGGCGTCAGCCTGGGAGCTTCGATCGACTACTAG